From the Rhodococcus sp. NBC_00297 genome, one window contains:
- a CDS encoding MarR family winged helix-turn-helix transcriptional regulator: MAVHTETAELLMEEVFRFGRALRVAVSTGDDRTELPAALVGVLGTLATHGECRQSELANAMCTSQSVLSRQLAELVDAGHVVRTPDPDDGRATRVRVSDAGLACLDRIKEHRVARLSRMLGDWDEDQANAALDSIRRLTSTFTDEAQARHSGQRILSHN, translated from the coding sequence GTGGCCGTCCACACCGAGACAGCAGAGCTGCTGATGGAAGAAGTCTTCCGCTTCGGCCGCGCACTGCGCGTGGCCGTGTCGACGGGGGACGACCGCACCGAGTTGCCGGCCGCCCTGGTCGGCGTACTGGGAACGCTCGCCACCCACGGCGAGTGCCGACAGTCCGAACTGGCGAACGCCATGTGCACCAGCCAGTCCGTGCTCAGCCGTCAGCTCGCCGAGCTGGTGGACGCCGGCCACGTCGTGCGTACTCCCGATCCCGACGACGGACGTGCCACCCGGGTTCGGGTGTCCGACGCCGGACTCGCCTGCTTGGACCGCATCAAGGAGCACCGAGTCGCACGGTTGTCCCGCATGTTGGGGGACTGGGACGAGGACCAGGCGAATGCCGCCCTCGACTCCATCCGCCGACTCACGTCCACCTTCACCGACGAGGCGCAGGCCCGGCACTCCGGCCAGCGCATCCTCTCGCATAACTGA
- a CDS encoding MDR family MFS transporter has product MTHRQILEALIGLLAGLFTALLSTTIVSTALPTIIGDLKGSQTAYAWVITTALLANAASTPIWGKLADLFNKKLLVQSSLVIFVIGSVMAGLAHNVPILLAARVVQGIGMGGLTALVVAIIGSIVSPRERGRYSGYMGAVMAVSMSGGPILGGVIVDSPLGWRWCFFVCIPLAVIALLLLQRTLHITTERKDDVSIDWLGALLLTAGVSVLLIWVSFAGKAGYYDWISRETAMYVGGGVALLILTVLVEAKVKSPIIPLKIVTERTTGLAIIASVAVGVGLFGATTFLGQYFQTARGYSPTAAGLLSIPLVAGMLVSSVGSGQLISRFGKWKPFIVTGSFLLVVGFGLLGTLDHATNLWLVGVFIAIVGLGTGMLMQNLVLAVQNTVSVQNIGAASSTVAFFRTFGGAIGVSVLGSVLATRVADNSASGLAALGVPAGSNGGGTLDIGSLPDPIAAVIRTAYGDATGRIFLIAGFVALVTVLAVLFIPNRPLRTTIDLKPQGEQAVPVEDSDVQGETAVDMQKDEARTDTADTTEIAPVTAPVGKHEAAEGSAPFDGLSTDARDRLLSLLLPKPAETLDALEEAEVLRAEVAELQQELDSKMLSFDAVCERLRRLGLSEDQIARVLGDVHVPDVHSRFDASHN; this is encoded by the coding sequence ATGACGCACCGGCAGATCCTCGAGGCCCTGATCGGTCTGCTCGCCGGGCTCTTCACCGCCCTGCTCAGCACGACCATCGTCTCGACCGCCCTGCCCACCATCATCGGTGACCTGAAGGGCTCGCAGACCGCGTACGCCTGGGTCATCACGACGGCACTGCTCGCCAACGCGGCCTCGACGCCGATCTGGGGCAAGCTCGCCGACCTCTTCAACAAGAAGCTGCTGGTCCAGAGCTCGCTCGTCATCTTCGTCATCGGCTCCGTCATGGCCGGCCTCGCGCACAACGTGCCGATCCTGCTCGCCGCTCGCGTGGTGCAGGGCATCGGCATGGGTGGTCTGACCGCACTCGTCGTCGCCATCATCGGCAGCATCGTGTCTCCTCGTGAGCGCGGTCGCTACTCCGGCTACATGGGCGCCGTCATGGCCGTCTCGATGTCCGGCGGCCCGATCCTCGGCGGCGTCATCGTCGACAGCCCCCTCGGGTGGCGCTGGTGCTTCTTCGTCTGCATCCCGCTCGCCGTCATCGCTCTGCTGCTGCTGCAGCGCACGCTGCACATCACCACCGAGCGCAAGGACGACGTCTCCATCGACTGGCTCGGCGCGCTGCTCCTCACCGCCGGTGTGTCCGTGCTGCTCATCTGGGTCTCGTTCGCCGGCAAGGCCGGGTACTACGACTGGATCTCCCGTGAGACCGCGATGTACGTCGGCGGCGGTGTCGCTCTGCTGATCCTCACCGTCCTCGTCGAGGCGAAGGTCAAGAGCCCGATCATCCCGCTCAAGATCGTCACCGAGCGCACCACCGGACTCGCCATCATCGCCTCCGTCGCCGTGGGTGTCGGCCTGTTCGGCGCCACCACCTTCCTGGGTCAGTACTTCCAGACCGCTCGTGGCTACTCGCCCACCGCGGCAGGCCTGCTCTCCATCCCGCTCGTCGCCGGCATGCTCGTCTCGTCGGTCGGCTCGGGTCAGCTGATCTCCCGCTTCGGCAAGTGGAAGCCCTTCATCGTCACCGGTTCCTTCCTGCTCGTCGTCGGCTTCGGTCTGCTGGGCACGCTCGATCACGCCACCAACCTGTGGCTCGTGGGCGTCTTCATCGCCATCGTCGGCCTCGGTACCGGCATGCTGATGCAGAACCTGGTGCTGGCCGTGCAGAACACCGTGAGCGTGCAGAACATCGGTGCGGCATCGTCCACCGTCGCGTTCTTCCGGACGTTCGGTGGCGCCATCGGCGTCTCGGTTCTGGGATCGGTCCTCGCCACCCGCGTCGCCGACAACTCGGCCTCCGGACTCGCCGCCCTCGGTGTCCCCGCCGGCTCAAACGGCGGCGGCACCCTGGACATCGGATCGCTGCCCGACCCGATCGCCGCGGTCATCCGTACCGCCTACGGTGACGCCACCGGACGCATCTTCCTGATCGCCGGGTTCGTTGCACTGGTCACCGTGCTCGCGGTGCTGTTCATCCCGAACCGCCCGCTGCGCACCACGATCGACCTGAAGCCTCAGGGTGAGCAGGCCGTGCCCGTCGAGGACTCGGACGTGCAGGGCGAGACCGCCGTGGACATGCAGAAGGACGAGGCTCGCACCGACACCGCGGACACCACCGAGATCGCACCGGTGACCGCTCCCGTCGGCAAGCACGAGGCCGCGGAGGGCTCCGCACCGTTCGACGGACTGAGCACCGATGCCCGCGACCGGCTGCTGTCGCTGCTGCTGCCCAAGCCCGCGGAGACCCTCGACGCACTCGAGGAGGCCGAGGTGCTGCGCGCCGAGGTCGCCGAGCTCCAGCAGGAACTCGACTCCAAGATGCTGAGCTTCGACGCCGTGTGCGAACGACTGCGCCGGTTGGGTCTCAGCGAGGACCAGATCGCTCGCGTTCTCGGTGACGTCCACGTGCCGGACGTGCACTCGCGATTCGACGCTTCGCACAACTAG
- a CDS encoding molybdopterin-dependent oxidoreductase: MRRALSGILSAALVLGVGELLAAVVGPDSSPIVAVGSAAVDNTPAGVREWAIDTFGTSDKLALFIGMGVVIALLAAGAGILERARRPIGSALFVVLGVLGVLAAISRSGSGSIAALPTVVGVAVGILVLRSLVERADPDASEGFSRRRFVMLAGISAAAAVATGAAGRVLGASTRAVTQDRNAFTVPVPDSPAPPVPAAADLRLPGLSPYVTSNAEFYRIDTALVVPRVNSQDWSLRIHGMVDNEMTLTLADLEQRVSIERMVTLTCVSNPIGGDLVGNATWTGYALKDILAEARPQASADMVLSSSHDDFTAGTPLDVLMDGRDAMLAVAMNGEPLPIEHGYPARLVVPGLYGYVSATKWVTDLEVTKFSQARAYWTDRGWSERGPIKTACRIDTPVGSKDVQAGTVMIAGVAWAQHRGISRVEVRVDDGPWTETTLSDEYSRDTWRQWSYAWTATSGQHRIEARATDGTGEVQTDVRVDTVPDGASGYASMPVTVQ; this comes from the coding sequence ATGCGCAGGGCCCTGTCCGGAATCCTCTCGGCCGCCCTCGTGCTCGGTGTCGGTGAACTCCTCGCCGCCGTGGTCGGCCCGGACTCGTCACCGATCGTCGCTGTGGGGTCGGCCGCGGTGGACAACACCCCCGCAGGCGTCCGTGAGTGGGCCATCGACACGTTCGGCACCTCCGACAAGCTCGCCCTCTTCATCGGTATGGGTGTCGTCATCGCCCTCCTCGCCGCCGGAGCAGGCATCCTCGAACGTGCTCGGCGACCCATCGGATCGGCACTGTTCGTGGTTCTCGGCGTACTCGGGGTCCTGGCGGCGATCTCGCGCTCCGGCAGTGGATCGATCGCAGCGCTCCCCACCGTCGTCGGCGTCGCGGTCGGCATCCTCGTCCTACGGTCGCTCGTCGAGCGCGCGGACCCGGACGCGTCGGAGGGGTTCTCCCGTCGACGCTTCGTGATGCTCGCCGGGATCAGCGCCGCCGCGGCCGTCGCGACCGGCGCCGCGGGACGGGTGCTCGGCGCCTCCACGCGGGCGGTCACGCAGGACCGCAACGCCTTCACCGTCCCGGTGCCCGACAGCCCGGCGCCGCCCGTGCCCGCCGCCGCGGATCTCCGGCTGCCCGGCCTGTCCCCGTACGTCACGTCGAACGCCGAGTTCTACCGGATCGACACCGCTCTCGTGGTGCCGCGGGTGAACTCGCAGGACTGGAGTCTGCGCATCCACGGCATGGTGGACAACGAGATGACGCTGACGCTGGCCGATCTCGAACAGCGTGTGTCCATCGAACGGATGGTGACGCTCACCTGCGTGTCCAACCCCATCGGCGGCGACCTCGTCGGCAACGCCACCTGGACCGGCTACGCCCTGAAAGACATTCTGGCGGAGGCACGTCCGCAGGCATCGGCCGACATGGTGCTGTCCTCGTCGCACGACGACTTCACGGCCGGCACCCCGCTGGACGTCCTCATGGACGGGCGCGACGCCATGCTCGCCGTCGCCATGAACGGGGAGCCGCTGCCGATCGAGCACGGCTACCCGGCGCGCCTCGTCGTCCCCGGCCTGTACGGCTACGTCTCGGCGACCAAGTGGGTCACCGACCTCGAGGTGACCAAGTTCAGCCAGGCTCGCGCGTACTGGACCGACCGCGGATGGTCCGAGCGCGGACCGATCAAGACGGCCTGCCGTATCGACACCCCCGTCGGCAGCAAGGACGTCCAGGCGGGCACGGTGATGATCGCCGGCGTCGCGTGGGCCCAGCATCGAGGCATCTCCCGTGTCGAGGTCCGCGTCGACGACGGCCCCTGGACCGAGACCACCCTCTCCGACGAGTATTCGCGCGACACCTGGCGCCAGTGGTCATACGCCTGGACCGCCACCTCCGGCCAGCACCGCATCGAGGCTCGGGCCACCGACGGCACCGGTGAGGTGCAGACGGACGTGCGCGTCGACACCGTTCCCGACGGTGCGAGCGGGTACGCGAGCATGCCCGTGACGGTGCAGTAG
- a CDS encoding D-arabinono-1,4-lactone oxidase translates to MTEWTNWAGNQRARPASIVRPHSADEIRDVVVRAQGRVHAVGAGHSFTGAALTDGVLVALDHLTGIEGVAAGPDGTTDVTVRAGTRLHTLNDLLHARGLALTNMGDIDVQTLAGAISTGTHGTGARFAGLSAHVVGARLVLADGTEVTVSDGPLFECARLGLGAFGILTAVTMRCVPAFALHAEETPGRLGEALERFPDDMRDVDHPEFYWFPHTDRVLTKRNTRLPADTPLSPVGRVSSWIDDELLSNNAFEVINRVTTRIPSIIPRVNTVSAAAWSGRTFTDRSSSVFASSRRVRFREMEYAVPPESVPSVIRAIEAWIARTGYRVTFPVEVRCAAADDVWLSTAHGRDTAYVAVHQYHRRPVGGYFDAVEAIARDVGGRPHWGKMHSLTAGTLRSLYPRFDDVVVERERVDPHGTFGNDYSDTVLARLE, encoded by the coding sequence ATGACCGAATGGACGAACTGGGCGGGAAACCAGCGCGCACGGCCCGCGTCGATCGTGAGACCGCACAGCGCCGACGAGATCCGGGACGTCGTCGTGCGCGCGCAGGGCCGGGTCCACGCGGTCGGAGCAGGCCATTCGTTCACCGGCGCCGCGCTGACGGACGGCGTCCTGGTAGCGCTCGACCATCTGACGGGCATCGAGGGTGTGGCCGCGGGACCGGACGGCACCACCGACGTCACCGTGCGCGCCGGAACGCGGCTGCACACCCTGAACGATCTCCTGCACGCCCGCGGGCTGGCGCTGACCAACATGGGCGACATCGACGTGCAGACACTCGCGGGTGCGATCTCGACCGGCACGCACGGCACCGGGGCGCGGTTCGCCGGGCTGTCCGCCCACGTGGTCGGGGCGCGACTGGTGCTCGCCGACGGCACGGAGGTCACGGTGTCGGACGGGCCGCTGTTCGAGTGCGCGCGACTCGGCCTCGGGGCGTTCGGGATCCTGACCGCCGTGACGATGCGGTGCGTTCCGGCCTTCGCGCTGCACGCCGAGGAGACCCCGGGTCGCCTCGGCGAGGCGCTCGAGCGTTTCCCCGACGACATGCGCGACGTCGACCATCCGGAGTTCTACTGGTTCCCGCACACGGATCGGGTGCTGACCAAGCGCAACACGCGGCTGCCCGCCGACACGCCACTGTCTCCCGTGGGCCGCGTGTCGTCGTGGATCGACGACGAACTGTTGTCCAACAACGCCTTCGAGGTGATCAATCGCGTGACGACGCGAATCCCGTCCATCATCCCGAGGGTGAACACGGTGTCGGCGGCGGCCTGGTCGGGTCGCACGTTCACCGATCGCAGCTCGTCCGTGTTCGCGTCCTCCCGTCGGGTCCGCTTCCGCGAGATGGAGTACGCGGTGCCGCCCGAGTCCGTGCCGAGCGTGATCCGCGCGATCGAAGCCTGGATCGCGCGGACCGGTTACCGCGTGACCTTCCCGGTCGAGGTCCGCTGCGCCGCCGCCGACGACGTCTGGCTGTCCACCGCGCACGGCCGTGACACCGCCTACGTCGCCGTCCACCAGTACCACCGGCGGCCGGTGGGTGGGTACTTCGACGCGGTGGAGGCGATCGCACGTGATGTCGGTGGACGCCCGCACTGGGGCAAGATGCACTCCCTCACCGCGGGCACACTTCGTTCGCTGTACCCGCGCTTCGACGACGTCGTGGTCGAACGCGAGCGAGTGGATCCCCACGGCACCTTCGGAAACGACTATTCGGACACGGTGCTCGCACGACTAGAGTGA
- a CDS encoding TetR/AcrR family transcriptional regulator codes for MTVRLPADLRRSQLIEAGLTVAAEAGIAAVTVRAVAEHAEVSLGVVHYCFENKEALVTAMGEALVQELGAAVGTALHAAAADGRRDCAGPRALREILHCGVAALWSVIESTADRQLLTYEITAYSVRSAGAGPGIGTLQYRVMDTETESFLEAAAEASRMRWTEPMASLTRSALATIDGVVLRWLVDQDTLAVIAELDDLAARIAAKAVPS; via the coding sequence ATGACCGTGCGCCTCCCCGCCGATCTCCGGCGTTCGCAGCTGATCGAGGCCGGGCTCACCGTGGCAGCGGAGGCCGGGATCGCCGCCGTCACCGTGCGCGCCGTCGCCGAACACGCGGAGGTCTCGCTCGGCGTCGTCCACTACTGCTTCGAGAACAAGGAAGCGCTCGTCACGGCCATGGGCGAGGCGTTGGTACAGGAGCTCGGCGCCGCCGTCGGCACGGCCCTGCACGCTGCCGCCGCCGACGGTCGGCGGGACTGCGCCGGCCCCCGTGCGCTGCGCGAGATACTGCACTGCGGCGTGGCCGCACTCTGGTCGGTCATCGAGAGCACGGCCGACCGGCAGCTGCTCACCTACGAGATCACCGCCTACTCGGTGCGCTCCGCGGGAGCCGGACCCGGCATCGGCACGTTGCAGTACCGCGTCATGGACACCGAGACGGAGAGCTTCCTCGAGGCGGCGGCCGAGGCATCACGGATGCGGTGGACCGAACCGATGGCGTCGTTGACGCGTTCCGCACTGGCGACCATCGACGGGGTGGTTCTCCGGTGGCTCGTCGACCAGGACACTCTCGCCGTCATCGCGGAACTCGACGACCTGGCCGCGCGCATCGCGGCGAAGGCGGTGCCGTCGTGA
- a CDS encoding alanine racemase, whose protein sequence is MTVLDRLGAATAELDPPLLAIDEESLEANLADLVRRAGGTPIRLASKSVRIRGVLERALAVRGFAGVMAYSLREALWLNEVPDILVGYPTVDRQALATLAADADACRRITLMIDSRAHLDVIDAAGPWAAPVRVCLDVDASLRIGPAHIGVRRSPLRRPAEVAALAREAVRRGASVVGVMFYEAQIAGLPDSGRAVRWMKRKSASELAFRRRAVIDAVQDEVGVLEIVNSGGTGSIEVSAADPAVTEVTAGSGLFAPTLFDRYDAFTARPALFFALPVVRTPTRTIATAFSGGYIASGPTGASRVPSLIGRGALIRTEGAGEVQTPVAGSGAAVGDRLWFRHAKAGEVCERFTEAHLVSADGSRTTLPTYRGEGRAFG, encoded by the coding sequence GTGACCGTGCTCGATCGGCTCGGTGCCGCGACGGCAGAGCTCGACCCGCCGCTGCTCGCGATCGACGAGGAGTCGCTCGAGGCCAACCTCGCGGATCTGGTGCGACGGGCCGGCGGTACGCCCATCCGTCTCGCGTCGAAATCCGTCCGTATCCGCGGTGTCCTCGAGCGTGCGCTGGCCGTTCGGGGGTTCGCGGGCGTCATGGCCTACTCGCTGCGAGAGGCGTTGTGGCTGAACGAGGTACCGGACATCCTCGTCGGCTATCCGACCGTGGATCGACAGGCGCTCGCCACCCTGGCCGCTGACGCCGACGCGTGCCGCCGCATCACTCTCATGATCGACTCGCGAGCACACCTCGACGTGATCGACGCCGCCGGTCCGTGGGCAGCTCCGGTGCGGGTGTGTCTCGACGTCGACGCGTCGCTCCGCATCGGACCCGCTCACATCGGCGTTCGTCGGTCGCCGCTACGTCGTCCGGCCGAGGTGGCCGCGCTGGCGCGGGAGGCGGTCCGGCGCGGCGCGTCCGTCGTCGGCGTGATGTTCTACGAGGCGCAGATCGCGGGGCTGCCCGATTCCGGACGAGCGGTGCGGTGGATGAAGCGGAAGTCGGCGTCCGAGTTGGCCTTCCGGCGACGCGCCGTGATCGATGCCGTGCAGGACGAGGTGGGCGTACTCGAGATCGTGAACAGTGGGGGCACCGGGTCGATCGAGGTGTCGGCTGCGGATCCGGCGGTGACCGAGGTGACGGCGGGCTCCGGCTTGTTCGCGCCGACGCTGTTCGATCGCTACGACGCGTTCACTGCACGACCGGCGCTCTTCTTCGCACTCCCCGTCGTCCGCACGCCGACGCGGACCATCGCGACAGCGTTCTCGGGTGGGTACATCGCCTCGGGACCGACGGGGGCCTCTCGTGTGCCGTCACTGATCGGACGCGGGGCGTTGATCCGCACCGAGGGGGCCGGGGAGGTCCAGACGCCGGTGGCGGGATCCGGTGCGGCGGTGGGGGATCGGCTGTGGTTCCGGCACGCCAAGGCCGGTGAGGTGTGCGAGCGCTTCACAGAGGCACACCTCGTGTCCGCGGACGGTTCCCGCACGACACTGCCCACCTACCGCGGTGAGGGTCGGGCCTTCGGCTGA
- a CDS encoding TM0106 family RecB-like putative nuclease yields MFVTGDTLVHSAGDLALASRCEYALLRTLDANLGRIETEQVDDAMFARLARLGSQHEARELLRLKREHPDGVVTIERPAESIPSALAAAAQATLAAAQQRVPVIYQGTFFDGEFLGFSDFLIHDPSTDTYAVHDTKLSRTERVPSVLQIAAYADALEAVEVPTSATGHLVLGDGTDHLVHLPDVLPVYRRARREMVALLSGHLTQLLPASWADLDIRACFRCEHCTPEVEAQRDLLLVAGMRVSQRSTLHAAGITTVDELAAHTGSVADLSERSLGTLRAQALAQVQQEQSGSPVVDVHTPSALGALPAPDEGDIFFDFEGDPLYAERGSSDWGLEYLFGVMESDGAFRPFWAHDRHEERAAFVAFVEYVRARREAFPGMHVYHYAAYEKSALLRLASRYGVYENEVDDLLRQQILVDLYPVVRSALRIGAPSYSIKKLEPLYMTDHRGDVADAVASITEYARWCDLRDRGDLDEAAGVLAEIADYNEYDCRSTLELRDWLLGHAERAGVVPRGPLDAAEPVDEDRDAVRDALWEFAGESVSRTTDQQAIALLAAAVGYHQREEKPYWWAHFDRLASPMDEWADTRDVFMVEEVESMTEWATPPGKRVQRRTSVVRGEFGPGSGRVGSKVTVLYAPPAPDWIAPDRRANPQYRWTMPGTIVEVSEDGAHLTLEESLSKGAEPHDVAPVATTPDAFVNTTTLREAIAATAAEAADRLPEVRASAVVDLLRRDPPRTRSGAPLAEVVDEQVAAAITASLLDLDDSYIAVQGPPGTGKTYTGSRVIAALARDHGWRIGVVGQSHSVIENLLDGVVAAGLDPESVAKKGSSDSTHSWLGVDSYSGYLATHTGGCVVGATAWPFTNRKEFAEQELDLLVVDEAGQFSLANTIAVARVARNLLLLGDPQQLPQVSQGSHPEPVDTSALGWLADGSDTLPADLGYFLATTRRMHPELCSVVSDLSYDGRLRSHDTVLGRHLDGVDPGVHTVLVDHEGNATSSREEAVEIVRLARSLVGSAWTCDGETRPLGASDLLVVAAYNAQVATVRAALDDAGLHEASCGTVDKFQGREAAVVIVSMAASAPEDVPRGMQFLLSRNRINVALSRGQWAAYVVRSPALTHYLPSTPAELSLVGAFMRVSPDE; encoded by the coding sequence ATGTTCGTCACCGGAGACACCCTCGTCCACAGCGCAGGCGACCTCGCGCTGGCGTCCCGGTGCGAGTACGCACTCCTGCGCACGCTCGACGCGAACCTCGGCCGCATCGAGACCGAGCAGGTCGACGACGCGATGTTCGCCCGGCTCGCGCGCCTCGGCAGTCAGCACGAGGCCCGCGAGCTGCTGAGACTGAAGCGCGAGCATCCGGACGGCGTCGTGACCATCGAACGGCCGGCCGAGAGCATCCCGTCCGCGCTGGCCGCCGCCGCACAGGCCACCCTCGCCGCGGCGCAGCAGCGCGTCCCCGTCATCTACCAGGGCACGTTCTTCGACGGCGAGTTCCTCGGCTTCAGCGACTTCCTGATCCACGACCCGTCCACCGACACCTATGCGGTGCACGACACCAAGCTGTCGCGCACCGAGCGCGTCCCGTCGGTCCTGCAGATCGCGGCGTACGCCGACGCGCTCGAGGCTGTCGAAGTTCCCACGTCCGCCACGGGCCACCTCGTCCTCGGTGACGGCACCGACCATCTCGTGCACCTGCCGGACGTCCTCCCCGTCTACCGCCGCGCACGGCGCGAGATGGTGGCCCTGCTGTCCGGCCACCTGACGCAATTGCTCCCGGCATCCTGGGCCGACCTCGACATTCGCGCCTGCTTCCGGTGCGAGCACTGCACCCCCGAGGTCGAGGCACAGCGTGACCTGTTGCTGGTCGCCGGGATGCGCGTCTCCCAGCGGTCCACGTTGCACGCCGCGGGGATCACGACCGTCGACGAGTTGGCCGCACACACCGGTTCCGTCGCGGACCTCTCGGAGCGGTCCCTCGGCACCCTGCGCGCGCAGGCCCTGGCCCAGGTTCAGCAGGAGCAGTCGGGGTCACCGGTGGTCGACGTGCACACCCCGAGCGCTCTCGGTGCACTGCCCGCTCCGGACGAGGGCGACATCTTCTTCGACTTCGAGGGCGACCCGCTGTACGCCGAACGCGGCTCCTCCGACTGGGGGCTCGAGTACCTCTTCGGCGTCATGGAGTCCGACGGCGCGTTCCGGCCGTTCTGGGCCCACGACCGGCACGAGGAGAGGGCCGCCTTCGTCGCCTTCGTCGAGTACGTGCGTGCACGCCGCGAGGCGTTCCCCGGCATGCACGTGTATCACTATGCGGCATACGAGAAGTCGGCTCTGCTGCGTCTGGCCTCGCGGTACGGGGTGTACGAGAACGAGGTCGACGACCTTCTCCGGCAGCAGATCCTCGTCGACCTGTATCCCGTCGTGCGGTCCGCCCTGCGCATCGGCGCACCGAGCTACAGCATCAAGAAGCTCGAACCGCTGTACATGACCGATCACCGCGGCGACGTGGCAGACGCCGTCGCTTCCATCACCGAGTACGCGCGGTGGTGCGATCTGCGCGACCGTGGCGACCTCGACGAGGCGGCCGGCGTCCTCGCCGAGATCGCCGACTACAACGAGTACGACTGCCGCTCCACACTGGAACTGCGCGACTGGTTGCTCGGTCACGCCGAACGCGCGGGTGTGGTGCCCCGCGGTCCGCTCGACGCGGCCGAACCGGTCGACGAGGACCGGGACGCGGTGCGAGACGCCCTGTGGGAGTTCGCCGGTGAATCGGTCTCACGCACGACCGACCAGCAGGCGATCGCCCTGCTCGCGGCCGCTGTCGGCTACCACCAGCGCGAGGAGAAGCCCTACTGGTGGGCGCACTTCGACCGACTGGCCTCGCCGATGGACGAGTGGGCCGACACCCGCGACGTGTTCATGGTCGAGGAGGTGGAGTCCATGACCGAGTGGGCGACACCGCCCGGCAAGCGGGTCCAGCGGCGCACGAGCGTGGTGCGCGGTGAGTTCGGGCCCGGCAGTGGGCGCGTGGGGTCGAAGGTGACCGTGCTCTACGCGCCGCCTGCTCCGGACTGGATCGCGCCCGACAGACGCGCGAACCCGCAGTATCGCTGGACGATGCCCGGAACGATCGTCGAGGTGTCCGAGGACGGCGCCCACCTCACGCTCGAGGAGTCGCTGTCCAAGGGCGCCGAACCCCACGATGTCGCACCGGTCGCCACGACGCCCGATGCCTTCGTCAACACGACCACGCTGCGGGAGGCCATCGCCGCCACCGCGGCGGAGGCAGCGGATCGCCTTCCCGAAGTCCGCGCCTCGGCCGTGGTCGACCTCCTGCGTCGTGATCCTCCCCGGACCCGGTCCGGCGCACCGCTCGCCGAGGTCGTCGACGAGCAGGTCGCTGCGGCCATCACGGCGTCGCTCCTCGATCTCGACGATTCCTACATCGCGGTCCAAGGGCCGCCGGGAACGGGGAAGACCTACACCGGATCGCGAGTGATCGCCGCACTCGCACGCGATCACGGCTGGCGCATCGGGGTGGTCGGCCAGTCGCACTCGGTGATCGAGAACCTTCTCGACGGTGTCGTCGCCGCCGGGCTCGATCCCGAGAGCGTCGCCAAGAAGGGGTCGTCCGACAGCACGCACTCGTGGCTCGGCGTGGACTCGTACTCCGGGTACCTGGCCACACACACCGGCGGATGCGTCGTGGGTGCGACGGCCTGGCCGTTCACCAACCGCAAGGAGTTCGCAGAGCAGGAGCTGGACCTGCTGGTCGTCGACGAGGCGGGCCAGTTCTCGCTCGCCAACACCATTGCGGTGGCGCGGGTGGCACGCAACCTCCTGCTGCTCGGCGATCCGCAGCAGCTGCCGCAGGTGAGCCAGGGCAGCCACCCCGAACCGGTGGACACCTCTGCTCTGGGCTGGCTCGCGGACGGCTCCGACACGCTCCCGGCCGACCTCGGGTACTTCCTGGCCACCACTCGCCGCATGCACCCCGAGCTGTGTTCCGTGGTGTCCGACCTGTCCTACGACGGACGGCTCCGCTCGCACGACACAGTGCTGGGACGGCACCTGGACGGCGTCGACCCGGGAGTGCACACAGTTCTCGTCGACCACGAGGGCAACGCGACGTCCTCGCGAGAGGAAGCGGTCGAGATCGTCCGACTGGCACGGTCACTGGTGGGATCGGCCTGGACGTGTGACGGGGAGACACGGCCGCTGGGCGCCTCGGACCTGCTCGTGGTGGCGGCCTACAACGCCCAGGTCGCCACCGTGCGCGCGGCGCTCGACGATGCCGGACTGCACGAGGCCTCGTGCGGCACCGTCGACAAGTTCCAGGGCCGGGAGGCCGCCGTGGTGATCGTGTCCATGGCCGCGTCGGCCCCCGAGGACGTGCCGCGCGGCATGCAGTTCCTGTTGTCGCGCAACCGCATCAACGTCGCCTTGTCGCGGGGGCAGTGGGCCGCGTACGTCGTCCGCTCACCCGCGCTGACGCACTATCTGCCCTCGACACCGGCGGAGCTGTCGTTGGTCGGCGCCTTCATGCGGGTGAGCCCCGACGAATGA